AAGTCCACCCTCATGCAGATCATCGGCGGCGAGCTGCCGCCCGATTCGGGCACCGTCTGGACGCAGCCGGGCGCGCGCATCGCCCGCCTGGTGCAGGACGTGCCGCTGTCGGCCAACCTGCCGGTGTTCGATGTCATTGCCCAGGGTCTCGGCGATCTTGGCGAGCTCATTGCGAACTACCACCATGCGGCGGTGGAAGTCGCGACCGACTACAGCGAAGAAGCCATGACGCGGCTGGGTAACTACCAACACGAGCTCGAAGAGCGCGATGGCTGGAGCCTGGAGCAACGCGTCGAACTGATCGTCACCAAGCTGGATCTGCCGTCGGAGGCGATCGTCGACACCTTGTCGGGCGGCTGGAAGCGGCGCGTGCTGCTGGCCCGTGCGCTCGTCAGCCAGCCCGACGTGCTGCTGCTCGACGAGCCGACCAATCACCTCGACATCGAGGCCATCGAATGGCTCGAAACCTTCCTGATGGAGTACGCCGGCGCCGTGATCTTCGTCACGCACGACCGGACCTTTCTCGAAAAGGTCGCGACCCGCATTGTCGAGATCGACCGCGGCACCCTCACCTCGTGGCCGGGCGACTACCTGACGTTCGAGCGCAAGAAAGAGGAATGGCTCGCCAACGAGGAGCTGCAGAACGCCAAGTTCGACAAGAAGATGGCGCAGGAGGAAGTGTGGCTGCGCCGCGGCGTCAAGGCGCGCCGCACCCGCGACGAAGGTCGCGTCAAGGCGCTGATGGCGATGCGCGCCGAACGCGCCGCGCGCCGGGCCCAGATGGGCAACGTCCGCATGCAGGTGGACCAGGCCGACGCCTCGGGCAAGATGGTGTTCGAGGCCAAGGGCCTCAGCCACTCCTTCGGCGCGTCGCCCGTCGTCAAGGATTTGTCCCTTCGGGTCATGCGGGGCGACCGCATTGGCCTGATCGGACCGAACGGCGCCGGCAAGACCACCCTGCTCCGGTTGCTGCTCGGGGAGATGCCGCCGCAGGCGGGCACGGTGAGACGCGGCGCCAATGTGCAGGTGGCGTACTACGACCAGCAGCGCGAGCAACTCGATCCCGACCGGTCGGTGGTGGATACCGTGGGCGACGGCGCCGACACCGTCACCGTGAACGGCGTGCC
This genomic interval from Acidobacteriota bacterium contains the following:
- a CDS encoding ATP-binding cassette domain-containing protein; this translates as MPLVVLDQISHAYGHLPLLNKAALQVEPGERIAIIGRNGTGKSTLMQIIGGELPPDSGTVWTQPGARIARLVQDVPLSANLPVFDVIAQGLGDLGELIANYHHAAVEVATDYSEEAMTRLGNYQHELEERDGWSLEQRVELIVTKLDLPSEAIVDTLSGGWKRRVLLARALVSQPDVLLLDEPTNHLDIEAIEWLETFLMEYAGAVIFVTHDRTFLEKVATRIVEIDRGTLTSWPGDYLTFERKKEEWLANEELQNAKFDKKMAQEEVWLRRGVKARRTRDEGRVKALMAMRAERAARRAQMGNVRMQVDQADASGKMVFEAKGLSHSFGASPVVKDLSLRVMRGDRIGLIGPNGAGKTTLLRLLLGEMPPQAGTVRRGANVQVAYYDQQREQLDPDRSVVDTVGDGADTVTVNGVPKHVHGYLADFLFSPERARSPVRALSGGERNRLLLARLFTRPANVLVLDEPTNDLDLETLELLEAQLVEWSGTLLLVSHDRRFLDNVVTSTLAFEGNGKVQEYVGGYEDWLRQSKLPKPVVRQPQEGVASTKTAPTVLTSPTRPTRPKTKRSFKEEKEYTDLPKRIAALEAEQQQLQDAIARPEFYKEGADTITKTMTRVEAVEQELLTAMARWDELDSVGKSG